In Fusarium oxysporum f. sp. lycopersici 4287 chromosome 2, whole genome shotgun sequence, a genomic segment contains:
- a CDS encoding GPI mannosyltransferase 1 — protein MPSITPFLRTTPLFTISLFLRLALLFYGLYQDAHSALKYTDIDYLVFTDASRFVAEGSSPYARDTYRYTPLLAWILLPTVRFSAFGKLVFAAADLLAGWLILRVLRRRGMDEATAGGFSALWLWNPMVATISTRGSSEGLLGVLTMGLLWAVERRRLSLAAIILGLSVHFKIYPFIYAPAIVWWMDDARLGKETKPAPAPAPSSYKEAVSNFFTPDRLKFGLLSLITFMILNLIMFSIYETPFLVHTYFHHVTRIDHRHNFSPYNVLLYLTSATPADAAPSFRIESFAFLPQLLLSCVLIPLAIAKRDLATSMMAQTFAFVTFNKVCTSQYFLWYMIFLPLYLPNSSFLRNPKLGISALLLWVVSQAAWLQQGYQLEFLGISTFFPGLWLASLGFFLVNCWILGVIISDGAARSTRSTIKFHVE, from the exons ATGCCTTCAATAACCCCCTTCCTACGCACAACGCCACTCTTCACCatatctctcttcctccgcCTCGCTCTTCTCTTCTACGGCCTCTACCAAGATGCCCATTCAGCCCTGAAGTACACAGATATCGACTATCTTGTCTTTACCGACGCTTCCCGCTTTGTCGCTGAAGGCTCATCACCATATGCTCGCGACACATATCGTTACACGCCTCTGCTCGCCTGGATACTCCTACCAACCGTCCGATTCTCCGCTTTTGGAAAGCTAGTCTTTGCTGCGGCTGATCTTTTGGCGGGATGGCTTATTCTGCGCGTGCTTAGACGGAGGGGTATGGATGAAGCTACGGCTGGAGGCTTTTCCGCGCTGTGGTTATGGAACCCTATGGTAGCTACTATCAGCACCCGTGGAAGCTCGGAAGGCCTCTTGGGTGTGTTGACGATGGGTTTATTATGGGCTGTTGAGAGACGAAGACTCAGTCTTGCTGCGATCATTCTCGGGCTATCGGTTCACTTCAAGATATACCCCTTCATCTATGCACCAGCTATTGTATGGTGGATGGACGATGCTCGTTTAGGGAAAGAGACAAAgcctgctcctgctcctgctccttcATCATACAAGGAAGCAGTCTCAAACTTCTTCACGCCGGATCGCCTCAAGTTTGGACTTCTCAGTCTTATAACGTTCATGattctcaatctcatcatgTTCTCCAT TTACGAGACTCCTTTCCTTGTTCATACTTATTTTCACCATGTCACAAGGATCGATCACCGTCACAACTTCTCGCCTTACAATGTCCTGCTGTATCTCACCTCTGCCACTCCCGCTGATGCTGCGCCTTCATTCCGTATCGAGTCGTTCGCTTTCCtccctcaacttcttctaTCTTGTGTTCTTATTCCTCTCGCTATCGCCAAGCGCGATCTTGCAACATCCATGATGGCTCAGACCTTTGCCTTTGTTACGTTTAACAAAGTCTGTACCTCCCAA TACTTCCTTTGGTACATGATCTTTCTACCACTTTATCTGCCAAACTCATCTTTTCTCCGTAACCCTAAGCTGGGCATCTCAGCTCTGTTGCTCTGGGTAGTCTCCCAAGCTGCCTGGTTGCAACAAGGTTACCAGCTCGAGTTTCTCGGCATCAGTACCTTCTTCCCAGGCCTTTGGTTGGCCTCgctcggcttcttcttggttAACTGCTGGATTCTGGGTGTCATCATCAGTGACGGTGCTGCTCGGTCAACACGATCGACCATTAAGTTCCACGTCGAATAA